A single window of uncultured Methanospirillum sp. DNA harbors:
- a CDS encoding FmdE family protein, giving the protein MCSNDSTKTEPQPEYASFEDAAEFHGHVCPGLSSGYQVAIAAMKALGVTRPKDEELVAIAETDACGVDAIQVVTGCTAGKGNLVIHDYGKHVFTFYCRESGKAVRAMTCLEEFMPQKPEMDALRPKVFSGTATEEEQTTFYAMMNQVSKAILEAPSEKVVKLEFVQMEPPKKARIFTSIPCGCCGEMVADAKTREHEGKQICMTCFLKLKE; this is encoded by the coding sequence ATGTGTTCAAACGATTCAACAAAAACAGAACCGCAGCCTGAATACGCATCATTTGAGGATGCAGCAGAGTTTCACGGGCATGTCTGTCCCGGTCTTTCAAGCGGATACCAGGTTGCGATTGCAGCCATGAAGGCACTCGGAGTTACAAGGCCAAAAGATGAAGAACTTGTAGCCATTGCCGAGACCGATGCCTGTGGGGTTGATGCCATCCAGGTGGTCACCGGATGTACAGCAGGAAAAGGAAACCTGGTCATCCATGATTATGGAAAGCATGTGTTCACCTTTTACTGCCGGGAGAGTGGCAAAGCGGTCAGAGCCATGACCTGCCTTGAGGAGTTCATGCCACAAAAACCAGAGATGGATGCACTCAGGCCAAAGGTCTTCTCAGGCACGGCTACCGAAGAAGAGCAGACAACGTTCTATGCCATGATGAACCAGGTCTCAAAAGCCATCCTTGAGGCACCATCAGAAAAGGTTGTGAAACTTGAGTTTGTCCAGATGGAACCTCCAAAGAAGGCACGGATATTCACCTCGATTCCATGCGGATGCTGCGGTGAGATGGTGGCAGATGCAAAGACCCGTGAGCATGAAGGGAAGCAGATCTGCATGACCTGTTTCCTGAAGTTGAAAGAATGA
- a CDS encoding EFR1 family ferrodoxin (N-terminal region resembles flavodoxins. C-terminal ferrodoxin region binds two 4Fe-4S clusters.), which translates to MSAQHNQPPLKIDIWYFSATGNTARIAGVIKEEYVRLGADATLIDITPYTSRNAGVIPGSGDVVVLGLPVHSWRAPRVVREWLATLQGHGKKIALFFTYGGFGIHPAHETTRSLLENQGFSVVASAEFCGSHTFNLGGWKAMEGRPDQSDLEIARAYAEQVLCRFTGEDCRTLGEMERTSHSDEFLDSIEEFRFRILTQMPARQGSCTDCGSCVRCCPTGSMDPETGRAGKDSCIACLACVVACPDHLISINDMSESWSYKLRTEGVTEEEMRKKKSRFYL; encoded by the coding sequence ATGTCTGCTCAACACAACCAACCACCCCTGAAGATTGATATCTGGTACTTCTCGGCAACGGGAAACACCGCACGAATAGCCGGAGTAATCAAGGAGGAATATGTCCGGCTTGGTGCAGATGCCACATTAATTGATATTACTCCGTATACTTCACGCAACGCAGGGGTCATCCCCGGCTCCGGTGATGTAGTTGTCCTGGGACTGCCCGTTCACTCATGGCGGGCTCCCCGTGTGGTCAGGGAGTGGCTAGCCACTCTCCAGGGTCATGGAAAAAAGATTGCCCTGTTCTTTACGTATGGAGGATTTGGTATTCATCCCGCCCATGAGACAACCAGGTCACTGCTTGAGAACCAGGGCTTTTCTGTTGTTGCCTCGGCTGAGTTCTGTGGATCGCACACCTTCAACCTCGGCGGATGGAAAGCGATGGAAGGCAGGCCTGATCAGTCTGATTTAGAGATTGCCCGTGCCTATGCTGAACAGGTTCTTTGCAGGTTCACCGGGGAGGATTGTAGGACTCTTGGTGAGATGGAACGGACATCACACTCTGATGAATTCCTCGACAGCATCGAAGAGTTCAGATTCAGGATTCTTACACAAATGCCTGCCCGGCAGGGTTCATGTACAGATTGTGGGAGCTGTGTCCGTTGCTGTCCGACAGGATCTATGGATCCGGAGACTGGAAGAGCAGGGAAAGACTCCTGCATCGCCTGTCTTGCCTGTGTGGTGGCTTGTCCGGACCATCTGATATCCATCAATGACATGTCAGAGAGCTGGTCGTACAAACTGAGGACAGAAGGAGTGACTGAAGAGGAGATGAGAAAGAAGAAGAGCAGGTTTTATCTCTGA
- a CDS encoding MarR family transcriptional regulator gives MVTSAEMMQFSAGWIRILNKMGELEKTPRDYGSGDLLYGSEIHTIMAIGQNQDINVTSLASSLGISKSAVSQMIARLAEKNLVERYRSPDNEKETRLRLTPRGQIAYLGHEQHHAIIFSRMQEKLGDITADQYTFLMRVIRSIEETAGEFM, from the coding sequence ATGGTAACGTCTGCTGAAATGATGCAGTTCTCTGCCGGGTGGATCCGGATCCTCAATAAAATGGGTGAACTGGAAAAAACCCCCCGTGACTATGGCTCTGGTGATCTCCTCTATGGATCAGAGATACACACGATCATGGCGATAGGCCAGAATCAGGATATCAATGTCACCTCTCTTGCTTCGTCTCTAGGGATCTCCAAAAGTGCTGTCTCTCAAATGATTGCACGACTCGCAGAGAAAAATCTGGTTGAACGATATCGCAGTCCTGACAATGAGAAAGAGACCCGCCTGAGACTCACTCCCCGTGGGCAGATCGCATACCTTGGTCATGAACAGCACCACGCCATCATTTTTTCACGCATGCAGGAGAAACTCGGTGATATCACCGCTGATCAGTACACCTTTCTGATGCGTGTTATCAGGTCAATAGAAGAGACAGCCGGCGAGTTCATGTAG
- a CDS encoding MFS transporter, giving the protein MIFKNIHLVMLCFTGYLAMAGGSLLAPVLPEMVTPLQTTAQAVGLLMSVFTLSTAIFTLVLSHFIDRLDRKQILVPSLLIYGLTGIAGYYSTDFTVLLVMRFVQGIGVAGMMTLAFLIIGEAYRGVESISAISRMSMSLAIGAITAPMIGGTLASMGWNYPFLFFVLSIPFALMVTVLLPETREQNRNVRHAGISEALSALREFPVTYTIFMGFSIFFLLYSLIIYLPFMLKELFDFSSGESGLMLAIEGVAVVILASQMRILSCRFSMIRVIAVGFFLVGISMFCISFAASITGIFLLLILFGAGLGLAQTAIDAQIIQITPARSKGGILSIHTCMKYMGMSLAPIILGVILSFTGLQTVFIISGILGIAVTITTLLMRGRFDALVIQGSEPVVSAR; this is encoded by the coding sequence ATGATTTTCAAAAACATACACCTCGTTATGCTCTGTTTTACCGGTTATCTTGCAATGGCAGGAGGATCGCTTCTGGCACCTGTCCTGCCCGAGATGGTAACTCCTCTTCAGACCACGGCTCAGGCTGTCGGGCTGCTAATGTCAGTTTTCACACTCTCAACAGCGATATTCACCCTGGTACTGAGCCACTTCATAGACCGCCTCGACAGGAAACAGATCCTTGTACCCAGCCTGCTGATATACGGACTGACCGGCATTGCAGGGTACTACTCAACCGATTTTACAGTACTTCTGGTCATGCGGTTCGTCCAGGGGATAGGTGTTGCCGGGATGATGACCCTCGCCTTCCTGATCATCGGGGAGGCATACCGGGGAGTTGAGAGCATCAGTGCGATAAGCAGGATGAGTATGTCCCTGGCTATTGGAGCAATTACTGCACCAATGATAGGCGGAACCCTCGCCAGCATGGGATGGAACTACCCGTTCCTCTTCTTCGTACTCTCCATCCCCTTTGCCCTGATGGTGACAGTATTACTCCCTGAAACACGGGAACAGAACAGGAATGTGAGACATGCAGGGATCAGTGAAGCGTTATCTGCTCTCCGAGAGTTCCCGGTAACCTACACGATATTCATGGGATTCTCGATCTTTTTCCTGCTCTATTCACTGATCATCTACCTCCCTTTCATGCTCAAGGAGCTGTTTGACTTCTCATCAGGAGAATCCGGCCTGATGCTTGCCATTGAAGGAGTTGCCGTTGTGATCCTGGCATCGCAGATGAGAATACTCTCATGCAGGTTCTCCATGATCAGGGTTATTGCCGTGGGTTTTTTTCTCGTCGGCATATCGATGTTCTGCATCTCGTTCGCCGCCTCCATCACAGGTATCTTTCTCCTGCTGATCCTCTTTGGTGCAGGACTGGGGCTTGCACAGACGGCCATCGATGCCCAGATCATTCAGATCACTCCGGCAAGATCGAAAGGGGGTATCCTCTCGATCCATACATGCATGAAATACATGGGAATGAGCCTTGCTCCCATCATCCTTGGAGTCATCCTCTCCTTCACCGGGCTGCAGACTGTCTTTATCATCTCCGGAATTCTCGGAATCGCTGTCACCATCACGACACTTCTCATGAGAGGGCGGTTTGACGCCCTTGTTATTCAGGGATCAGAACCTGTAGTATCCGCCAGGTAA
- the mtrE gene encoding tetrahydromethanopterin S-methyltransferase subunit E — MEEIVLGIGITALAGALATVAGAAEDTESDIGSQGDPNSQVQLAPQMGYIHRIFNKAVSGEPPAYGLWCAIGAGVAWAFLQLNYNPALAIILGSIVAVFIQGIYCTSGYLGRTASLAKFKQPVYIDILKSLTSVTMAHAFVAIFCTTAVCYLMSAALHHPFALPLLGLIWGIALGAAGSASGNPFYGKERQYQNQKFGAGVPISASGNIVRYAEAGQRSSLDNGWFTTKFAGPASGICFGLIVFLELWRTILFEKALAGWGAVIAGIVLILVFTFIDRWIEVWGRKTYGPYTEPEEASS, encoded by the coding sequence ATGGAAGAGATTGTATTAGGCATTGGTATTACTGCATTGGCGGGAGCTCTTGCCACAGTTGCCGGTGCTGCGGAAGATACAGAATCTGATATCGGTTCACAGGGTGACCCGAACTCTCAGGTTCAACTCGCTCCGCAGATGGGATATATCCACCGCATCTTCAACAAGGCAGTCTCCGGTGAGCCACCAGCATACGGGCTTTGGTGTGCCATCGGGGCTGGAGTGGCCTGGGCTTTCTTGCAGCTTAACTACAACCCGGCTCTTGCTATTATACTTGGCTCAATAGTTGCGGTGTTTATTCAGGGTATCTACTGTACATCAGGTTACCTTGGACGTACCGCAAGTCTGGCCAAGTTCAAGCAGCCGGTCTATATCGACATCCTGAAGTCTTTGACTTCGGTGACGATGGCTCATGCGTTTGTCGCGATATTCTGTACCACAGCAGTGTGTTACCTGATGTCCGCAGCGCTGCACCACCCGTTCGCACTTCCGCTCCTCGGACTTATCTGGGGTATTGCGCTTGGTGCAGCAGGTTCAGCATCAGGAAACCCGTTCTATGGAAAGGAACGCCAGTACCAGAACCAGAAGTTCGGTGCCGGTGTCCCAATCTCTGCATCAGGAAACATTGTCCGGTATGCAGAGGCAGGCCAGAGATCTTCCCTTGACAACGGCTGGTTCACTACCAAGTTTGCCGGTCCGGCATCAGGGATCTGTTTCGGTCTGATTGTGTTCCTTGAACTCTGGCGTACCATTCTCTTTGAGAAGGCGCTCGCCGGATGGGGAGCAGTCATCGCAGGAATTGTCCTCATTCTGGTGTTCACATTCATCGACCGCTGGATTGAGGTATGGGGACGTAAGACCTACGGACCATACACTGAACCAGAGGAGGCATCATCATGA
- the mtrD gene encoding tetrahydromethanopterin S-methyltransferase subunit D, giving the protein MSALGGKAAGGDGINMSGTIVGIVIILISIGITAVLGASLVVPLIGIIIGGALIAFGVHFVPVGGAPAAMGQAPGIATGVAMLAAGAGLAGLFGGAWAYETTGDFLISIIGGAVGGGLMMAITCLMVNATYVFAMGIPAASGKIAKDPITGDTFPEYKSQGTEGHGLPFISFVGGVIGGLIAGLGGTIIYIELLDVYSVGLTTLLEAQATAIQPLAISLAGIFAIGFFLVNAVLAAYNITGTIEGPHDPKFKRVPRAVIGCAVASAFCGLISLLLVTNIGM; this is encoded by the coding sequence ATGAGTGCACTCGGAGGAAAGGCAGCCGGTGGTGACGGTATCAATATGTCCGGAACCATCGTCGGTATTGTCATTATCCTTATTTCAATCGGAATCACCGCTGTTCTTGGTGCATCCCTGGTTGTTCCCCTCATCGGGATCATCATTGGTGGCGCACTGATCGCATTCGGTGTTCACTTCGTCCCTGTCGGTGGAGCACCGGCAGCAATGGGACAGGCACCAGGTATTGCAACTGGTGTGGCAATGCTCGCAGCAGGTGCCGGTCTTGCCGGTCTCTTCGGCGGTGCATGGGCATACGAGACAACTGGCGACTTCCTTATCTCCATCATCGGTGGAGCAGTCGGTGGTGGCCTGATGATGGCAATCACCTGTCTGATGGTGAACGCAACCTACGTCTTTGCCATGGGTATCCCTGCAGCATCTGGAAAGATCGCAAAGGACCCAATCACCGGGGACACCTTCCCAGAATACAAATCCCAGGGAACTGAGGGACACGGTCTGCCATTCATCTCCTTTGTTGGTGGTGTAATTGGTGGACTTATCGCTGGTCTTGGAGGAACGATCATCTACATCGAACTTCTGGATGTATACAGCGTCGGTCTCACAACCCTGCTTGAAGCTCAGGCAACTGCAATTCAGCCACTTGCAATCTCACTTGCAGGAATCTTTGCAATTGGATTCTTCCTGGTCAACGCAGTGCTCGCAGCATACAACATCACCGGTACCATCGAAGGACCACACGACCCCAAATTCAAGCGGGTTCCCCGTGCAGTCATCGGTTGTGCCGTTGCATCTGCATTCTGTGGACTCATCTCACTGCTGCTGGTGACCAACATCGGGATGTGA
- the mtrC gene encoding tetrahydromethanopterin S-methyltransferase subunit C, producing the protein MTAKMEASEGKMSHNTLMTYGLVIAVVGTYLTYLNVLTGVAVFSFFGGIAAVAALWWGSDTIKHLCSYGLGTGVPSAGMIAFGSGAIAMIVGTKFGIASPIVTVILAAILGAVIGYTANNIINMNIPVMIMSLMELAVVGAMTMLGFASMATGSFEFNQMIIGSMSLSVESAGAAAGGAQQFLVTAVPQYGNSLIGGAALAVIFFLGALALQHPFNACLGPNESQDRTLMLALSCGFLSMIVVAIISLVYLGLLAGVVNLAISLIAWFYCYKTYIDLSKRDAYAWLDSKPIIEVGGDQ; encoded by the coding sequence ATGACAGCAAAAATGGAAGCATCTGAAGGTAAAATGTCTCACAACACGCTGATGACCTATGGTCTGGTCATCGCTGTCGTAGGCACATACCTCACCTATCTCAATGTTCTTACCGGCGTTGCGGTATTCTCCTTCTTCGGAGGAATTGCTGCAGTCGCCGCCCTCTGGTGGGGTTCTGACACGATCAAGCACCTCTGCAGTTACGGTCTTGGTACCGGTGTTCCGTCAGCAGGTATGATCGCATTCGGTTCCGGGGCAATCGCCATGATCGTCGGTACCAAGTTCGGCATTGCATCGCCGATTGTAACCGTCATTCTGGCAGCAATCCTCGGAGCAGTCATCGGATACACTGCAAACAACATCATCAACATGAACATCCCTGTGATGATCATGTCCCTGATGGAGCTCGCAGTTGTCGGTGCAATGACAATGCTCGGATTTGCATCAATGGCAACCGGCTCGTTTGAGTTCAACCAGATGATCATCGGAAGCATGTCTCTCTCTGTAGAGAGTGCAGGAGCAGCAGCAGGTGGAGCACAGCAGTTCCTCGTTACTGCAGTTCCGCAGTACGGGAACTCACTCATTGGCGGTGCAGCACTCGCAGTGATCTTCTTCCTCGGTGCACTTGCACTCCAGCACCCGTTCAACGCCTGTCTCGGACCAAACGAGTCACAGGACAGAACACTGATGCTCGCACTCTCATGCGGATTCCTCTCTATGATCGTCGTAGCGATCATCTCGCTGGTGTACCTTGGACTTCTTGCAGGAGTTGTTAACCTCGCTATCTCACTGATCGCCTGGTTCTACTGCTACAAGACTTACATTGACCTCTCCAAGCGTGATGCCTACGCATGGCTCGATTCAAAGCCGATCATTGAGGTCGGAGGTGACCAGTAA
- the mtrB gene encoding tetrahydromethanopterin S-methyltransferase subunit B, translating to MTWIPVLPEFGLGCDVFAGFVSQQGESLAPIIAQVDKLDKTADDIIGMLSGEGNFLESFPNREKSLVYAGAITSIWYGLAVGLLLAGVIVLALLK from the coding sequence ATGACCTGGATTCCGGTACTTCCCGAGTTTGGTCTCGGTTGTGACGTGTTCGCAGGTTTTGTCTCCCAGCAGGGTGAGTCACTTGCACCCATCATTGCACAGGTTGACAAACTGGACAAGACTGCTGATGATATCATTGGAATGCTCTCCGGAGAAGGCAACTTCCTTGAGTCGTTCCCGAACCGTGAGAAGTCCCTCGTGTATGCAGGTGCCATAACCTCAATCTGGTATGGACTTGCAGTCGGACTTCTGCTGGCAGGTGTCATCGTACTGGCCTTATTGAAGTGA
- the mtrA gene encoding tetrahydromethanopterin S-methyltransferase subunit A, translated as MANKKSPASGWPIVQGDFHTGDPQSPVAVVTMGSHLDEQAICNAGAAIAGSCKTENLGLEKVIANIISNPNIRYVLTCGTEVKGHLSGQSLIALHQGGITGGKIVGSKGAIPFIENLSAENIKRFQDQVEMVDIMEAEDIGVISAKINELKAKDPGAFDAEAMIVEIKDESGGSGDAEGAEVRPMSAEVALIHARMKTIQMLVTDIGYQDKFAAGVYGGKVEGLMIGLIVSFVIVGLLLMGHGVA; from the coding sequence ATGGCAAACAAAAAATCACCGGCCAGTGGCTGGCCGATTGTTCAGGGTGACTTCCATACCGGAGATCCCCAGAGCCCGGTCGCAGTCGTGACCATGGGTTCACACCTTGACGAGCAGGCGATCTGTAATGCAGGAGCGGCTATCGCCGGATCCTGTAAGACCGAGAACCTCGGACTTGAGAAAGTTATTGCAAATATCATCTCAAACCCGAACATCAGATACGTTCTAACCTGTGGTACAGAAGTCAAGGGTCACCTCTCAGGACAGAGTCTCATCGCTCTGCACCAGGGAGGGATTACCGGCGGTAAGATCGTCGGATCCAAAGGTGCTATCCCGTTCATCGAGAACCTGTCCGCTGAAAACATCAAGCGGTTCCAGGATCAGGTTGAGATGGTCGATATCATGGAAGCAGAAGATATCGGCGTCATTTCAGCAAAAATCAATGAACTCAAGGCCAAGGATCCAGGCGCATTCGACGCTGAGGCAATGATCGTTGAGATCAAGGATGAGAGCGGCGGAAGTGGCGACGCGGAAGGGGCAGAAGTCCGTCCGATGTCTGCTGAAGTTGCACTGATTCACGCCCGGATGAAGACCATCCAGATGCTCGTCACCGACATTGGATACCAGGACAAATTTGCAGCTGGTGTCTATGGAGGAAAAGTCGAGGGTCTGATGATCGGTCTCATCGTCTCGTTTGTAATTGTCGGACTCCTTCTTATGGGACATGGGGTGGCATAA
- a CDS encoding tetrahydromethanopterin S-methyltransferase subunit F — translation MADDEKKAAAGPVRMAAIEAMVSDIKYKGQILARTNKLESGAMDSGLIGFAIGLAVALLMVVPVLLGVL, via the coding sequence ATGGCAGACGACGAGAAGAAAGCAGCAGCAGGCCCGGTCAGAATGGCAGCAATCGAGGCCATGGTCTCTGATATCAAATACAAGGGACAGATCCTTGCACGAACAAACAAACTCGAATCTGGTGCTATGGACTCCGGTCTCATTGGATTTGCCATCGGTCTTGCAGTAGCACTTCTGATGGTTGTTCCAGTCCTTCTGGGGGTACTGTAA
- the mtrA gene encoding tetrahydromethanopterin S-methyltransferase subunit A: MADKGDAASGWPIVQGDFHTGDVKSPVAVITMGSHLDEQAICNAGAAIAGSCKTENLGLEKVIANVISNPNIRFVLTCGTEVKGHLSGQSLIALHKDGVNGGKIVGSKGAIPFIENLTADNIKRFQEQVEIVDIMEAEDIGAISAKISELTARDPGVFPGGPMVVEIKEEGGGGAAVSATANPQFLEIEAKLDAIETKLEFVNGEMTQRVGRKVGRDIGILYGIVAGLMTYVIVTELLPKLLHLIAK, encoded by the coding sequence ATGGCAGACAAGGGAGACGCAGCATCTGGCTGGCCAATCGTACAGGGTGATTTCCACACCGGGGACGTAAAAAGTCCGGTTGCAGTTATCACCATGGGTTCACACCTTGACGAGCAGGCAATCTGCAATGCAGGAGCTGCAATCGCCGGATCCTGTAAGACCGAGAACCTCGGACTTGAGAAGGTAATTGCAAACGTCATTTCAAACCCGAACATCAGGTTTGTTCTGACCTGTGGTACTGAAGTGAAGGGTCACCTTTCCGGTCAGAGTCTCATCGCTCTGCACAAGGACGGAGTGAACGGCGGTAAGATCGTCGGATCCAAGGGTGCAATTCCATTCATTGAGAACCTCACTGCAGACAACATCAAGCGGTTCCAGGAGCAGGTTGAGATCGTTGACATCATGGAGGCTGAGGATATCGGCGCTATCTCCGCGAAGATCAGCGAACTCACAGCACGTGACCCCGGTGTATTCCCAGGCGGACCAATGGTCGTTGAGATCAAGGAAGAAGGAGGAGGCGGAGCCGCTGTATCAGCCACCGCAAACCCACAGTTCCTTGAGATCGAGGCAAAACTCGATGCAATAGAGACGAAACTTGAGTTCGTTAACGGAGAAATGACCCAGCGTGTCGGCCGCAAGGTCGGACGTGATATCGGTATTCTGTACGGTATCGTTGCAGGTCTGATGACATATGTCATTGTGACAGAATTACTGCCAAAACTGCTTCATTTGATCGCAAAATAA
- the mtrH gene encoding tetrahydromethanopterin S-methyltransferase subunit H → MFMFEKEQTVLDFNGHKIGGQPGEYPRVLGASIFYNKHETVLDEHTGKIDKAKAEALWNRCLELYDATGNWYFCQIIAEYGEAFESYFSWFTEIDDEFPFLMDSSAPSALAHACKYVTEVGIADRAVYNSINGSIGPENIEAIKKSDVDAAIVLAFNPGDASVRGREKVLTDGGVAGQEKSMIAIAEEAGIKRPILDTAATPLGLGSGGSFREILACKAIHGLPTGGAYHNMTVSWTWLKRWRKNGILDRYKDAGVLLEQMGHHHFGGVEGIRQAAWSAPDIGCNIMAGTLGADLLMFGPIENCEAAATSMAFTDIVLAETLRELGGDIKEPNHPINKLV, encoded by the coding sequence ATGTTCATGTTTGAGAAGGAACAGACGGTCCTTGACTTCAACGGTCACAAGATCGGAGGACAGCCTGGAGAATACCCACGTGTGCTTGGTGCATCGATCTTCTATAACAAGCACGAGACCGTGCTCGACGAGCACACTGGTAAGATTGACAAGGCCAAAGCAGAGGCACTCTGGAACAGGTGTCTTGAGCTCTACGATGCAACTGGCAACTGGTACTTCTGCCAGATCATCGCCGAGTACGGCGAGGCTTTCGAGAGCTACTTCAGCTGGTTCACCGAGATCGATGATGAGTTCCCATTCCTGATGGACTCCTCTGCACCGTCAGCACTTGCACATGCATGTAAGTACGTTACCGAAGTCGGTATCGCAGACCGTGCAGTCTACAACTCGATCAACGGTTCAATCGGACCAGAGAACATCGAGGCTATCAAGAAGTCCGATGTCGATGCAGCAATCGTTCTCGCATTCAACCCCGGTGACGCAAGTGTCCGCGGTCGTGAGAAGGTGCTGACTGATGGTGGTGTTGCAGGTCAGGAGAAATCCATGATCGCAATCGCCGAGGAAGCAGGTATCAAACGCCCAATCCTCGACACTGCAGCAACCCCTCTCGGTCTCGGTTCTGGTGGCTCATTCCGTGAGATCCTTGCATGCAAGGCAATCCACGGTCTGCCAACCGGTGGTGCATACCACAACATGACCGTTTCCTGGACCTGGCTCAAGCGCTGGAGAAAGAACGGTATTCTTGACCGGTACAAAGATGCAGGCGTACTGCTTGAACAGATGGGCCACCACCACTTCGGCGGTGTTGAGGGTATCCGTCAGGCAGCATGGTCAGCACCAGATATCGGATGTAACATTATGGCAGGAACGCTCGGTGCAGATCTGCTTATGTTCGGTCCAATCGAGAACTGTGAAGCCGCTGCAACATCAATGGCATTCACTGATATCGTTCTCGCAGAGACCCTCCGTGAACTTGGTGGCGACATCAAAGAGCCAAACCACCCAATCAACAAGCTGGTATAA
- the cysE gene encoding serine O-acetyltransferase, which yields MIGARIREDIDIILQKDPAARSRIEILFCYPGLHALAIHRVAHRLWLRENRLTARFISHISRLFTGIEIHPGATIGRRVVIDHGMGVVIGETAEVGDDVLLYMGVVLGGTTLTKGKRHPTLGKGVVIGSGAAVLGPVNLGDYAKVGAGAVVVRDVPPGATVVGVPGRIAGLERRTTQDDIRDNAMPDPTLRVISRMLERQSSLEEKISKLEKDLVCIRQHAPDTPVSDREEEIWAALRQIIDPEIGHNVVDVGLIRSVKITGEEVDVEMALNTESCPLLEYLVNQVETRLKLITWISNVKVEVIHDPWEADTCLNPLIHYKVNTEDEKQIEP from the coding sequence ATGATTGGTGCACGTATCAGGGAAGATATCGACATTATCCTACAGAAAGATCCTGCAGCACGGAGTAGAATCGAAATTTTATTCTGTTATCCCGGGCTGCATGCCCTTGCCATACATAGAGTGGCACACCGGCTCTGGCTCAGAGAAAATCGGCTTACTGCACGTTTTATCTCTCATATCTCAAGACTTTTTACAGGTATCGAGATCCACCCAGGTGCAACAATCGGGAGACGAGTAGTTATCGATCATGGCATGGGGGTTGTAATCGGGGAGACAGCTGAAGTTGGTGATGATGTGCTGCTCTATATGGGCGTAGTGCTCGGGGGAACAACCCTGACGAAAGGAAAGCGGCACCCGACTCTCGGGAAAGGTGTTGTTATCGGGTCCGGTGCAGCGGTGCTCGGTCCGGTAAACCTTGGTGATTATGCAAAAGTCGGGGCTGGTGCTGTCGTGGTCAGGGATGTTCCACCAGGAGCAACTGTTGTAGGAGTCCCGGGAAGAATTGCAGGACTTGAGCGAAGAACGACTCAGGATGACATCAGGGACAATGCCATGCCTGACCCGACACTCCGGGTTATCAGCCGGATGCTTGAACGTCAGAGTTCACTCGAAGAGAAGATCAGTAAGCTTGAGAAAGATCTGGTCTGCATCAGACAGCATGCACCTGATACACCAGTCTCTGATCGCGAAGAGGAGATCTGGGCTGCACTGAGACAAATCATTGACCCTGAGATTGGGCATAACGTGGTTGATGTGGGCCTTATCAGATCAGTGAAGATCACCGGAGAAGAGGTGGACGTGGAGATGGCACTCAACACCGAGTCATGTCCCCTGCTTGAGTACCTCGTAAACCAGGTCGAAACCAGGCTTAAGTTGATCACCTGGATCAGCAACGTGAAGGTGGAGGTTATCCATGATCCCTGGGAGGCAGATACCTGTCTGAATCCGTTGATCCATTACAAAGTGAACACAGAGGATGAAAAGCAGATAGAACCCTGA